From Candidatus Neomarinimicrobiota bacterium, the proteins below share one genomic window:
- a CDS encoding pyruvate dehydrogenase complex dihydrolipoamide acetyltransferase: protein MADKLLMIALSPTMEKGTIHTWHVKEGDAFSTGDILCDVETDKTTMEYESPEDAILLKILVNEGGQASVGDPIAIFGEEGEDISPLLDEIKKEKSSKPDTNREEKEKEPASEKKTDPDIEEESPESQKTTQPEATTRIKASPLARKIAEERGLNLSQIRGSGPQNRIVKRDVENYKPQEKSAITHAPSSENSDQRIPLSEKRQIIAKRLSESKYSAPHFYLRVQVDMTRLMEARKRYHETHPDAKTSLNAWLIKLSSEALKKHPEVNSGWDTDALIRFGNVHIGLAVAQEDGLITPVVKSVEYKKIAQVDHELQGLIEKAKNNKLSPEEYTGATFTISNLGAWGIEEFTAIINPPGSAILALGAIEKKPVVINDEIIIRPMMSMTLSCDHRVIDGATGADFMKTLKAYIDDPALALT from the coding sequence ATGGCTGATAAATTACTCATGATTGCCCTCTCCCCTACAATGGAGAAAGGGACTATTCATACATGGCATGTCAAAGAGGGAGATGCCTTTTCTACAGGAGATATCCTTTGCGATGTGGAAACGGATAAAACCACCATGGAATATGAATCTCCGGAAGATGCAATCCTATTAAAAATTCTGGTGAATGAAGGCGGACAGGCATCGGTTGGGGATCCTATTGCTATTTTTGGCGAAGAAGGTGAGGATATCTCCCCTTTGTTGGATGAAATTAAAAAAGAAAAATCATCCAAACCGGATACAAATAGAGAAGAGAAAGAAAAAGAGCCGGCTTCAGAAAAGAAAACGGATCCAGATATTGAAGAAGAAAGTCCTGAGTCACAAAAAACCACACAACCTGAAGCGACAACACGAATCAAAGCATCTCCCCTGGCACGGAAAATTGCTGAGGAGAGAGGTCTCAATCTTTCGCAAATTAGAGGCAGTGGACCGCAAAACCGGATAGTGAAGCGGGATGTGGAGAATTATAAACCTCAGGAAAAATCTGCTATAACGCATGCACCCTCCTCAGAAAATTCAGATCAACGGATTCCCTTAAGTGAGAAACGGCAGATCATTGCCAAGCGTCTTTCCGAATCAAAATACTCTGCTCCCCATTTTTATTTAAGGGTCCAGGTGGATATGACCCGGTTGATGGAAGCACGAAAACGCTATCACGAAACTCATCCTGATGCTAAAACATCCCTGAATGCCTGGCTTATCAAACTTTCGTCGGAAGCGTTGAAAAAACATCCCGAAGTGAATTCCGGGTGGGATACGGATGCTCTTATCCGTTTTGGAAATGTGCATATCGGGCTGGCAGTGGCTCAGGAAGACGGGCTGATTACACCAGTGGTAAAATCTGTCGAATATAAAAAAATTGCTCAGGTGGATCATGAACTTCAAGGACTTATCGAGAAAGCAAAGAACAATAAACTTTCTCCGGAAGAGTACACGGGAGCCACTTTCACAATCAGCAACCTGGGGGCCTGGGGTATTGAAGAATTCACAGCTATCATCAATCCTCCGGGATCGGCAATTCTCGCTTTAGGTGCCATAGAAAAAAAGCCTGTTGTCATCAACGATGAGATTATCATCCGGCCGATGATGTCCATGACCCTATCCTGTGATCACAGGGTCATTGACGGCGCTACTGGGGCTGATTTTATGAAGACCCTGAAAGCCTACATTGACGATCCGGCCCTGGCTTTAACCTAA
- the pdhA gene encoding pyruvate dehydrogenase (acetyl-transferring) E1 component subunit alpha, producing the protein MTSDKTKKQETAKKTPDLKHMLGQMLLIRRFEERAAQAYGLRKIGGFLHLYIGQEAVAVGSIAHLDLKRDYVYTAYRDHGHAIACGMDIKGLMAELYGKESGCSRGKGGSMHFFDKEKHFMGGNGIVGAHIPLAAGTAMKIKFNKENGVVLCFFGDGAIHQGSFHETLNLAKIWNLPVVFICENNQYGMGTDFRRVSSVDDFSIMGQSYGIPGKQVNGMDVQEVHREVGEAVYRAKEEGTPTLLEIKTYRYKGHSMSDPAKYRTKEELEEYKNQDPILILKDHLLKEKKLTEDEFQKMDKKIKDQVKAAADFAEKSPEPSLELLYEDVLV; encoded by the coding sequence ATGACATCAGATAAAACAAAAAAGCAGGAAACAGCCAAGAAAACCCCTGATTTGAAACACATGCTCGGGCAAATGCTTCTTATCCGTCGATTTGAAGAGAGGGCAGCCCAGGCGTATGGACTTCGCAAGATCGGAGGATTTCTTCATCTATATATCGGCCAGGAAGCGGTAGCTGTGGGAAGTATAGCACATTTAGATCTGAAAAGAGATTATGTATATACCGCTTACCGGGATCATGGACATGCCATTGCCTGTGGAATGGATATCAAAGGACTCATGGCAGAGCTTTACGGAAAAGAGAGTGGGTGTTCCCGGGGTAAGGGTGGTTCCATGCACTTTTTCGACAAGGAAAAACATTTCATGGGAGGTAATGGTATCGTTGGTGCCCATATCCCACTGGCAGCAGGGACTGCTATGAAAATAAAATTCAATAAGGAAAATGGAGTAGTCCTTTGTTTTTTCGGTGATGGAGCGATACATCAGGGTTCGTTTCATGAAACCCTGAATCTGGCAAAAATCTGGAATCTGCCGGTTGTGTTTATATGTGAGAACAACCAGTATGGTATGGGAACTGATTTCCGACGCGTCAGTTCGGTGGACGATTTTTCCATCATGGGACAATCTTATGGCATACCCGGAAAACAAGTGAACGGCATGGATGTCCAGGAAGTACACAGAGAAGTAGGTGAAGCAGTTTACAGGGCTAAAGAAGAAGGAACCCCCACCCTGCTGGAAATCAAAACGTATCGGTACAAAGGGCACTCCATGAGTGATCCGGCAAAATACAGGACAAAGGAAGAACTGGAAGAATATAAAAACCAGGATCCGATTCTCATTTTAAAAGACCATCTATTAAAAGAAAAAAAACTGACTGAAGATGAATTTCAAAAGATGGATAAAAAAATCAAGGATCAGGTGAAGGCTGCTGCAGATTTTGCAGAAAAGAGTCCTGAACCGTCTTTGGAATTATTATACGAGGATGTCCTCGTCTGA
- the lpdA gene encoding dihydrolipoyl dehydrogenase: MTDYNYDLLIIGAGPGGYVSAIRASQLGLKTAVIEKDNPGGVCLNWGCIPSKSLISQAQKFSYLKDLENMGVSIDTGNLDYEKVYKKSRLAATKLSKGVEFLLKKNAIELIKGTAKISGQHQVSVDEKEYTAKNILIATGSRPKVIPGLEFDEEGILSSTGALSLKSLPKSILIVGAGAIGVEFAYILSSFGVQVYLVEMLESILPQEDKDVSDILLKAFKKSKVKVYTSTKASVSDRKKNIYKVKLEHQDGKAEELEVEKILVAVGRTPNSDHLGLEEIGIKTDKGFIETGDYYETSVPGIYAIGDVINTPLLAHVASKEGEIAVEHMTGKGHEKRVDSTLIPGAVYTEPQVASFGYTEAKAKEAGLPVKIFVFPFRGAGKAVAVEESEGLVKLVCHEKTHEILGAHIAGKDATELIHEILLARKAELLPEDIATMIHAHPTLSEAVMEAARGILGEAIHI; encoded by the coding sequence ATGACTGATTACAATTATGATCTTCTGATTATCGGTGCCGGTCCAGGTGGTTACGTTTCGGCCATCCGGGCATCTCAACTGGGACTGAAAACGGCAGTTATCGAGAAAGATAATCCCGGTGGTGTGTGTTTGAACTGGGGATGCATTCCTTCAAAGTCACTCATCTCCCAGGCTCAGAAATTTTCATATCTGAAAGATCTGGAAAACATGGGTGTCTCCATTGATACCGGAAATCTGGATTATGAAAAAGTCTACAAGAAATCACGTCTGGCTGCTACCAAACTGTCTAAAGGTGTGGAGTTTCTACTCAAAAAGAATGCCATTGAACTGATAAAAGGGACAGCCAAAATAAGCGGTCAACATCAAGTATCTGTTGATGAAAAAGAATATACAGCCAAAAATATCCTGATTGCCACAGGTTCTCGACCTAAAGTAATCCCCGGTTTGGAATTTGATGAAGAAGGGATACTCTCATCAACAGGTGCCTTAAGTCTGAAATCATTGCCGAAAAGTATACTCATTGTGGGTGCCGGCGCCATCGGTGTGGAATTCGCCTATATTTTAAGCTCATTTGGCGTCCAGGTCTATCTGGTAGAAATGTTGGAGTCAATCCTGCCTCAGGAAGATAAGGATGTATCAGATATCCTTCTGAAGGCGTTTAAAAAGAGTAAAGTCAAAGTTTACACATCCACCAAAGCCTCTGTTTCAGATAGAAAAAAAAATATTTACAAAGTGAAGCTTGAGCATCAAGATGGTAAAGCTGAAGAGCTTGAAGTAGAAAAAATTCTGGTGGCTGTAGGCAGAACGCCTAATTCGGATCATTTGGGGCTGGAGGAAATAGGTATAAAAACCGACAAGGGTTTCATTGAAACCGGTGATTACTATGAGACATCAGTCCCGGGTATTTATGCCATTGGTGATGTGATTAACACTCCCCTTTTGGCTCATGTAGCTTCCAAGGAGGGAGAAATTGCCGTAGAGCACATGACAGGGAAAGGGCATGAAAAACGGGTGGATTCTACACTTATTCCCGGAGCTGTCTATACTGAACCTCAGGTTGCCAGTTTTGGATATACGGAAGCAAAAGCAAAAGAAGCAGGACTACCTGTCAAAATATTTGTCTTTCCCTTCAGAGGTGCGGGAAAGGCTGTAGCTGTCGAGGAATCCGAAGGACTCGTGAAACTAGTCTGTCATGAAAAGACTCATGAAATTTTAGGTGCCCATATTGCCGGAAAAGATGCCACAGAATTGATACATGAAATTCTCCTGGCCCGAAAAGCCGAACTCCTTCCGGAAGATATTGCTACGATGATTCATGCCCATCCTACATTATCGGAGGCTGTGATGGAAGCGGCGAGGGGGATTCTTGGTGAAGCAATACACATTTGA
- a CDS encoding pyruvate dehydrogenase complex E1 component subunit beta, whose amino-acid sequence MAVITYREALRQALEEEMHRDKNVILLGEEVAQYNGAYKVSKGLLDEFGEERVIDTPITEEGFTGVAIGAAMAGMRPVVEWMTFNFSIQAMDQVFNNAAKMLYMSGGQFNIPIVFRGPNGPAEYLASQHSQALASIYAHFPGLKVVAPATPYDAKGLLKSAIRDDNPVVFMEAELIYAWEGDVPEEEYLIEIGKADLKKEGDDVSIITFGKPLQIVTEAADVLEKKGIHADILDLRSLRPLDEEAILKTVKKTNRAVIVDESWPVAGMASHIGWIISHKAFDFLDAPVELVTSEDVPMPYNHTLELAAQPSVDKIVQAVQKVMYIREA is encoded by the coding sequence ATGGCAGTTATTACATACAGAGAAGCATTACGCCAGGCTTTGGAAGAAGAAATGCATCGGGATAAAAATGTCATCCTTCTCGGAGAGGAAGTGGCACAATATAACGGTGCATACAAAGTATCAAAGGGGCTTTTGGATGAATTTGGAGAAGAAAGGGTGATTGATACACCCATCACAGAGGAAGGTTTTACAGGGGTGGCCATCGGCGCTGCCATGGCGGGAATGCGTCCCGTGGTCGAGTGGATGACCTTCAATTTTTCCATTCAGGCCATGGATCAGGTGTTCAACAATGCTGCCAAAATGCTGTACATGTCCGGTGGACAGTTTAATATCCCCATTGTATTTCGCGGACCCAATGGCCCGGCGGAATATCTGGCATCCCAACACTCACAGGCTTTGGCTTCGATCTATGCCCATTTTCCGGGATTAAAAGTTGTGGCCCCGGCAACTCCTTATGATGCCAAAGGACTCCTGAAATCGGCAATCCGGGATGACAATCCTGTCGTTTTCATGGAAGCGGAGCTGATATATGCCTGGGAAGGAGATGTCCCGGAAGAGGAATATTTGATTGAGATTGGTAAAGCCGATCTTAAAAAAGAGGGGGATGATGTTTCGATCATCACTTTTGGAAAACCCCTTCAAATCGTTACAGAAGCTGCAGATGTCCTGGAAAAAAAAGGAATCCACGCAGATATTTTGGATTTACGTTCCCTTCGCCCTCTGGACGAAGAAGCTATTCTCAAAACAGTGAAAAAAACAAACCGGGCTGTGATTGTGGATGAATCCTGGCCGGTAGCCGGTATGGCATCACACATTGGGTGGATCATCTCACATAAAGCTTTTGATTTTCTGGATGCTCCGGTTGAGTTGGTGACTTCCGAGGATGTCCCCATGCCGTACAACCACACCCTTGAGTTGGCTGCTCAACCATCGGTGGATAAGATTGTTCAGGCAGTTCAAAAAGTGATGTATATCAGGGAGGCTTAA